The sequence below is a genomic window from Lolium perenne isolate Kyuss_39 chromosome 4, Kyuss_2.0, whole genome shotgun sequence.
GCCGGCACGCTCtccttaccggtagcccggtgtcttctttatccggttccggtatacccctcttggggataccggcttagctttacttagccaaattcTTAGTTTCGGCCTCCGGTatcaacattaaaccggtatcttgatggctcaaaccatccggtttggcatgcctttggcataccgagggtcatccccccaacacaacGTATCAAGATCTTTTTGGCGTTGTTGCTGGGGAATAATTAAGACACCTCATCAAGCCCATCGACCATCATCGCTGGAGTGGCCATCGGTTAGGGTTTGGTGGCCGCCAGGTCCATACGGGCTATCGGCGGAGGCTAGGAAGGTGTCGCTAGGTCGCGGAGGCAAATGTAGCAGGTTTGATCAGGAGTCTCTCCTCTTATTTTATCTAGGGAGTAATCAGCCGTGCCGGGAGAGATGGATTGGTTCCATGCACGGGCCCACCTGTGCTCTCTTCCCTATTTTACACATTGTGTGTCACTTAGGTTCCCTATTGTAGTCGCATGCCACACTATATTATTACATCCAAATTTAAAATTTGAAATCGCCATAACTTTTTAACCACAATTTCAATTTGTGAACCATTTGAATATATAAGTTCCTAAAGGAGCTACAAAACAAGACTAATATAAAATATCTTGATAATTTCTGAAAATCGACTTCTAAAACTTAATAAAACCTAGTAAAACTTGGTGATATTTTTCTTGGAAACAGTTTGTTTCACTCAGTTTCAAACTTGTTTCATCATACTTAGGAAATATTTGGCAATTGTCTTAGATTTCAATTTTTGTGTATCACGTTTTATTGAGTTTCATTGTGTATCATAGTGTTTCAGAATTCAAATTTTGATTAAAAAAAAGTTTGCTTGTTTAAAAGATATTGTTGAAAGAAATTAGATTGTCTTGTTAATCTGATATGTATTCCAATAAATATGACGCTTTCAAATTCAACACTAGAAATTAAATCAATGTACTAAAAAAAGTGAGAGAGTACCAGAAGTGTGGGTAGGCTACATGCAAAAAATTCCTACAATGTGTCAATCTCAAAGCAGATAGTACAATAGAATGGACGGCAGATGCGTGCAACAAATGCCGCTAGCTCTCCTCTGTCTATTTGCTGACCACATGCATAGTTTGTGCTTGCACATGCAGGCCTACTGGGCTACTGGTGTATGTCCGTTTTTTCACAATCTTTTCGTTCTGAAAACCCTTGTTGGTTGTTGCGAGAATGATCGGCTTGTTTCCCGGCCTCACATTTTTCGTCCTCCTCCTATCCAACTTCCAACAAACAGAGAAAACCTCCCTGGGAAAAAAGAGAGATGTCATGCTTCCACTGATTGATGCTCCACACTCCAGTCACAAATTGATACTTCAGTCACAAACAGTCAGTTGAGCATTAATTCATTGCTCCGAATAGAACATGACACTTGATAGCCACATGTGTTGCCAAGTAGTTGCGGGGTTACTCACACAGATCTCGCCGGAACGCTCTGACATTTCAGTTCGGTAATCCTACTCCTACAGACAGACCGCATAACAAAGCTGCGGCACTAGAGGATTTAAATTGGCATCGGCAGTGGCTAGATTGTCTGCAAGAATCCCTAAAGCTTCTTAGCACACGCGCGACGTGCTCCCACCCGGGAAAAGGAGTAAAGATGGGCAGCAACGGCGCTCTCCTCTTCCGGCAGCATCAGCAGCCGGCATGGTTCGTCTCCTTCACCATCCTCGGCGCAGTCTACGTCTTTGCCGTCTTCTCCCGTCTCCTCGCCCACCTCGCGCTCCTGCTGCGCCGCCCCACGAACCTCCGTCGCCGCTACGGCGCCTGGGCCGTGGTCACCGGCCCGACGTCGGGCATCGGCCGCTCCGTCGCCCTGGAGCTCGCCCGCCGCGGcctcaacctcgtcctcgtcggcCGCGACCCCGCCAAGCTCCACGACATCTCCGAGACAATCTCCGCCACCCATGGCGTTGACGCCAAAACCGTCGTGCTCGACCTCGCCCTAGTCGCCACCCCTCAAGGCGACGCGGCGCTGCGGCAGCTCTGGGAGGCTGTGGAGGGGCTGGACGTCGGGGTGCTGGTGAACAACGCTGGCCTGGCCAAGCCGTGCGCGGTGTACCTGCATGAGGCGGACGTGGATGCATGGGTCAGGATGATCCGGGTGAACCTGTGGGCGCTCACGGAGGTGACGGCCGCGGTGCTGCCGGGGATGGTGGAGAGGGGCAGGGGCGCCGTCGTCAACATCGGCTCCGGGTCCAGTGAGGCCATCCCGTCGTTCCCGCTCTACTCCGTCTACGCTGCCTCCAAACGGTACGACCGCTCTGTCATGTTCGCTAGAGTAGACATGTCGGGGTAAATCTTGCGCGCGCTAAACGTTtctgttcttgattctctatgatTTTGATTTGCTTTTCTTCCATATATTTCTCCGTGGTAAATACATGAATAGATACATCAGAGAGGGTTTAAAACTTCAGATTCCATTTCCAGGTACGTTGCTCAGTTCTCCCGGAGCCTTTACATCGAGTACAGAAGCAAAGGGATCGATGTGCAATGCCAGGTAACTTCATGTTTCTATGTTTCATACTTCCATTGTTTTGACCTTTACGACCAACTAGTTATCACGAGAAGGAAGAGTAAAATAGAGGAGTCATCCTTTTTTGCAGTACATACATGATTCATATAGTTTCAACATTTGTAAATAAATGGTTGATCGTGCTTGCCACACGATAAATAGAGGAGTCATCCTAGTGCAGAGTGCAGATCCCATATCTGGCTGACTAGAGAAACAAAACAATACCGTTCTGAGCAGTGCATGTGCATAGCCGCTCCATATCACAAATAAATATGCTTTGAAAACGTTGACAACAAATACTGTTCCAAACATTTAGATCGAAAACCTGTAAAATTATGGTCTGATTACTGGAAAAGTTATTAATAGCATAATATTTTGTGTTTATAATATCTTACCGTACAATTAGCGCTCCAAGATCAATCTTGAAAACCATATTGATATCAAAAacgagttttttttttgtgatcGAGAGTGTAGATGACATTGCAAGTCCACTG
It includes:
- the LOC127297341 gene encoding very-long-chain 3-oxoacyl-CoA reductase 1-like, with product MGSNGALLFRQHQQPAWFVSFTILGAVYVFAVFSRLLAHLALLLRRPTNLRRRYGAWAVVTGPTSGIGRSVALELARRGLNLVLVGRDPAKLHDISETISATHGVDAKTVVLDLALVATPQGDAALRQLWEAVEGLDVGVLVNNAGLAKPCAVYLHEADVDAWVRMIRVNLWALTEVTAAVLPGMVERGRGAVVNIGSGSSEAIPSFPLYSVYAASKRYVAQFSRSLYIEYRSKGIDVQCQAPLFVDTKMTAGVGGSRKRQGLLSRLTVPTSDVYADAAARWIGHGQVCIPNLVHRLQWCLCRVVPDHLLDALRLRKNLRQRALFQQLRSVRVKGGLTGSEQS